In Microplitis mediator isolate UGA2020A chromosome 2, iyMicMedi2.1, whole genome shotgun sequence, a single window of DNA contains:
- the LOC130663014 gene encoding chromobox protein homolog 3-like isoform X1, translating to MKKVQKRMSKSKESPSSDNEAEEEFSVEKVLDRRVVKGKVEYFLKWKGYSNDENTWEPEENLDCPDLIAQFEEQRKKKEAAASNKRHEEKDSKKRKSSSTPTPTHAKKKMTDDKDKKPEGFDRNLEPERIIGATDSSGELMFLMKWKGTEDADLVAARVANERCPQIVIKFYEERLTWHSPTHDEEGSNKPDPE from the exons atgaaaaaagttcaa AAAAGAATGAGCAAGTCCAAGGAATCTCCATCTTCTGACAACGAGGCTGAAGAAGAATTCAGCGTAGAGAAAGTTCTGGATAGACGAGTTGTTAAGGGCAAG gttGAGTATTTTCTTAAATGGAAAGGTTACTCAAACGATGAAAACACATGGGAACCCGAAGAAAACTTGGATTGCCCTGACTTGATCGCCCAATTTGAGGAACAACGAAAAAAGAAAGAAGCTGCTGCCAGTAACAAACGGCATGaagaaaaagattcaaaaaaacgaaaaagttCAAGTACTCCGACACCAACTCACGCCAAAAAAAAGATGACAGATGACAAGGATAAAAAACCTGAAG gatttGACAGAAACCTTGAACCTGAACGTATCATCGGTGCCACTGATTCAAGTGGAGAACTTATGTTCCTTATGAAGTGGAAAGGTACGGAGGATGCTGACCTAGTCGCAGCACGTGTTGCAAATGAAAGGTGTCCACAaattgtcattaaattttacgAAGAAAGACTAACATGGCATAGCCCGACGCATGATGAAGAGGGTTCCAACAAACCTGATCCTGAGTAG
- the LOC130663014 gene encoding chromobox protein homolog 1-like isoform X2 encodes MCPVKRMSKSKESPSSDNEAEEEFSVEKVLDRRVVKGKVEYFLKWKGYSNDENTWEPEENLDCPDLIAQFEEQRKKKEAAASNKRHEEKDSKKRKSSSTPTPTHAKKKMTDDKDKKPEGFDRNLEPERIIGATDSSGELMFLMKWKGTEDADLVAARVANERCPQIVIKFYEERLTWHSPTHDEEGSNKPDPE; translated from the exons atgtgTCCTGTA AAAAGAATGAGCAAGTCCAAGGAATCTCCATCTTCTGACAACGAGGCTGAAGAAGAATTCAGCGTAGAGAAAGTTCTGGATAGACGAGTTGTTAAGGGCAAG gttGAGTATTTTCTTAAATGGAAAGGTTACTCAAACGATGAAAACACATGGGAACCCGAAGAAAACTTGGATTGCCCTGACTTGATCGCCCAATTTGAGGAACAACGAAAAAAGAAAGAAGCTGCTGCCAGTAACAAACGGCATGaagaaaaagattcaaaaaaacgaaaaagttCAAGTACTCCGACACCAACTCACGCCAAAAAAAAGATGACAGATGACAAGGATAAAAAACCTGAAG gatttGACAGAAACCTTGAACCTGAACGTATCATCGGTGCCACTGATTCAAGTGGAGAACTTATGTTCCTTATGAAGTGGAAAGGTACGGAGGATGCTGACCTAGTCGCAGCACGTGTTGCAAATGAAAGGTGTCCACAaattgtcattaaattttacgAAGAAAGACTAACATGGCATAGCCCGACGCATGATGAAGAGGGTTCCAACAAACCTGATCCTGAGTAG
- the LOC130663014 gene encoding chromobox protein homolog 1-like isoform X3, which translates to MSKSKESPSSDNEAEEEFSVEKVLDRRVVKGKVEYFLKWKGYSNDENTWEPEENLDCPDLIAQFEEQRKKKEAAASNKRHEEKDSKKRKSSSTPTPTHAKKKMTDDKDKKPEGFDRNLEPERIIGATDSSGELMFLMKWKGTEDADLVAARVANERCPQIVIKFYEERLTWHSPTHDEEGSNKPDPE; encoded by the exons ATGAGCAAGTCCAAGGAATCTCCATCTTCTGACAACGAGGCTGAAGAAGAATTCAGCGTAGAGAAAGTTCTGGATAGACGAGTTGTTAAGGGCAAG gttGAGTATTTTCTTAAATGGAAAGGTTACTCAAACGATGAAAACACATGGGAACCCGAAGAAAACTTGGATTGCCCTGACTTGATCGCCCAATTTGAGGAACAACGAAAAAAGAAAGAAGCTGCTGCCAGTAACAAACGGCATGaagaaaaagattcaaaaaaacgaaaaagttCAAGTACTCCGACACCAACTCACGCCAAAAAAAAGATGACAGATGACAAGGATAAAAAACCTGAAG gatttGACAGAAACCTTGAACCTGAACGTATCATCGGTGCCACTGATTCAAGTGGAGAACTTATGTTCCTTATGAAGTGGAAAGGTACGGAGGATGCTGACCTAGTCGCAGCACGTGTTGCAAATGAAAGGTGTCCACAaattgtcattaaattttacgAAGAAAGACTAACATGGCATAGCCCGACGCATGATGAAGAGGGTTCCAACAAACCTGATCCTGAGTAG